From Neobacillus sp. PS2-9, the proteins below share one genomic window:
- a CDS encoding putative selenate ABC transporter substrate-binding protein, giving the protein MKKWLSVMITVLLLFSLAACGQKEEKANDTKKETTTKEVFKIGAIPDQNAADLEKGMTAVANYLSEKTGMKVEFVPSVDYAALVTGFQRGEIHMAWFGGLTSVQARNLVPDAESIVQRPRDAEFHSVFITQASENITKLEDLKGKSFTFGSESSTSGHLMPRYYLSEAGIDANKDFDGKPNFSGSHDTTYKLIESGAFKAGALNEAVWEAAVKEGKVDTNKVKVFYTTPAYYDYNWTINSNVEEVFGKGTKKKVKDALLSITGEQKEIADLFQTDSFVETKNDNYKKIEKVAKELQIIK; this is encoded by the coding sequence ATGAAAAAATGGTTGTCTGTTATGATTACTGTATTACTATTATTTTCTCTAGCTGCCTGTGGACAGAAAGAAGAAAAAGCAAATGATACAAAAAAAGAAACCACAACTAAAGAAGTTTTTAAAATAGGTGCGATTCCCGACCAAAACGCTGCTGACCTAGAAAAAGGGATGACAGCTGTTGCAAATTACCTAAGCGAAAAAACGGGGATGAAGGTTGAATTTGTCCCATCCGTTGATTATGCAGCACTTGTTACTGGCTTTCAACGTGGTGAAATTCATATGGCATGGTTTGGCGGATTAACCAGCGTACAAGCTAGAAACCTTGTTCCAGATGCTGAATCCATTGTCCAAAGACCTCGTGATGCAGAATTCCATTCTGTTTTTATTACCCAAGCATCAGAAAATATTACGAAGCTTGAAGATCTTAAAGGGAAATCTTTTACTTTTGGTAGTGAAAGTTCTACATCTGGCCATTTAATGCCACGTTACTACTTATCTGAAGCTGGTATCGATGCTAATAAAGACTTTGATGGCAAACCTAACTTCTCAGGTTCACATGATACAACGTACAAGTTAATTGAATCAGGTGCCTTTAAAGCCGGTGCTCTAAACGAAGCAGTTTGGGAAGCAGCAGTTAAAGAAGGAAAAGTAGATACAAATAAAGTAAAAGTATTCTATACAACACCAGCTTATTATGACTATAACTGGACCATTAACAGCAATGTTGAAGAAGTATTTGGTAAGGGTACGAAAAAGAAAGTAAAGGATGCCCTTCTTTCTATTACTGGTGAGCAAAAAGAAATTGCTGACTTATTCCAAACTGACAGCTTCGTCGAAACAAAAAATGATAACTACAAAAAGATTGAAAAGGTCGCAAAAGAATTACAGATTATTAAGTAG
- a CDS encoding response regulator transcription factor, producing MYKVMIIEDDPKISSIIAHTLLKWKFDPIEANDFEHLDKEFMNNKPDLVLLDINLPIYDGYYWCGKFRQLSNVPIIFISSRSQNMDIVMAMNMGGDDFIQKPFSLDVLMAKINAIFRRVYTYKEKEKDYMEHRGLILHVDKGSISYHEKELDLTKNEFQILYLLLKKKECIVSRDEIMTALWESENFIDDNTLTVNIARLRRKLEEFGLDDFIETKKRQGYVIK from the coding sequence ATGTACAAAGTTATGATCATAGAGGACGATCCTAAAATAAGCTCAATTATTGCTCATACACTGCTCAAATGGAAATTTGATCCTATTGAGGCGAATGACTTTGAACATCTTGACAAAGAATTTATGAATAATAAGCCCGACCTTGTACTCCTAGATATTAATCTTCCAATTTATGATGGCTATTATTGGTGTGGTAAATTTCGTCAGTTATCCAATGTCCCTATCATCTTCATCTCTTCCCGTTCTCAAAATATGGATATTGTAATGGCAATGAACATGGGCGGAGATGATTTTATTCAAAAGCCCTTTTCACTCGATGTACTAATGGCTAAAATAAATGCTATTTTTAGAAGGGTCTATACCTATAAAGAGAAAGAAAAAGATTACATGGAGCATAGAGGCCTCATCCTCCATGTGGATAAGGGCAGTATCTCGTATCATGAGAAAGAACTAGATTTAACCAAAAATGAATTTCAAATTTTGTATTTATTACTGAAAAAAAAGGAATGTATTGTATCGAGAGATGAAATAATGACTGCACTTTGGGAAAGCGAAAATTTTATTGATGATAATACATTAACGGTTAATATCGCCCGACTACGCAGGAAACTGGAAGAATTCGGGCTTGATGACTTTATTGAAACGAAAAAAAGACAAGGATATGTGATCAAATGA
- a CDS encoding ABC transporter permease: MTLYSLASKNIKKNIRQYLIYLNSMIISISIYFTFVSLEYNNQLLGSTVTLGKMESAFHVASIVLMIFSAIFIWYSNSFFTRKRKREIGLYSLFGMSKRKVAQLLFFENLIIGALALILGISMGLLFSKMFMMIIFKLMNFSLEVTFTISQSALIQTIVIFLIIILITSIHSYRVIYRFSLAELFKAERIGERRSTPSIVTSFLAIACIISGYILVMNPGELNVIAQTGIRIITAVFLLIIGTYIFMHSLLAYLLFLLKKMNSVYYKGRNLLSVSQLMYRIKGNVLVLTVISLLSSITIVACVLTYSFYYHIDSISQKDNPYSYIFNLMDTKVNNQLQSIIEEDSSTKITYSEKIEYLPIQTDVSALERVPDFYHTILISEDSYHNLMKKRKVKEEVHLEMNEAIAFYDGTLNQNNDPYSGKSLSLPNNHTIKIIDYKGYSLLNQGGNLFPLVVSNSLFNELKMGMTSEKLYIYKIENEKEIKALNKKLDRLTEPYKYVDDTPRPIYSSFYENYHYGLETYGLLIFICGFLGLVFLLATGSIIYFKQLMEATTDKGRYKILEKIGIPDKEVKGSIARQVGFTFFLPLILAISHSIVFLAFFSDYLPIKMQVPYITCLGVYLCIYLVYYWLTSASYFKIIKG; encoded by the coding sequence ATGACATTGTATAGCCTTGCTAGTAAGAATATAAAAAAAAATATTCGCCAATATTTGATTTACCTAAATTCTATGATTATAAGTATTTCTATTTATTTTACATTTGTTTCTTTAGAATACAATAATCAATTACTTGGTTCCACTGTTACTCTTGGTAAGATGGAGTCTGCTTTTCATGTTGCATCAATTGTATTAATGATTTTTTCCGCTATTTTTATTTGGTATAGCAACTCTTTTTTTACTAGAAAACGTAAAAGGGAAATAGGGCTGTATTCACTGTTTGGAATGAGTAAAAGAAAAGTAGCGCAGCTTCTGTTTTTTGAGAATTTGATAATAGGTGCCTTGGCACTGATTCTTGGAATTAGTATGGGTCTTCTTTTTTCAAAAATGTTTATGATGATTATTTTTAAATTAATGAACTTTTCCCTGGAAGTGACCTTCACTATTTCACAAAGTGCCTTGATTCAAACGATTGTCATTTTTCTCATCATTATTTTAATTACTTCCATCCATAGTTATCGTGTAATCTATCGGTTTTCATTGGCTGAACTCTTTAAAGCGGAAAGAATAGGAGAGAGACGAAGTACGCCTTCTATTGTTACTAGTTTTTTAGCAATAGCGTGTATCATTTCAGGATATATTCTAGTAATGAATCCTGGAGAGTTGAATGTAATAGCTCAAACTGGTATTCGAATCATTACAGCTGTATTTTTACTGATAATAGGAACCTACATTTTTATGCATTCTCTATTAGCATATTTATTATTTTTATTGAAAAAAATGAACTCTGTTTATTACAAGGGAAGGAATTTGCTTAGTGTAAGTCAGCTAATGTATCGAATAAAGGGGAATGTCCTCGTCTTAACGGTCATTTCACTATTAAGCAGTATTACCATTGTTGCTTGTGTGTTGACCTATAGTTTTTATTATCATATTGATTCCATATCCCAAAAGGATAATCCCTATAGTTATATTTTTAATTTGATGGACACCAAGGTAAATAATCAATTGCAATCAATTATTGAAGAGGACTCCTCAACAAAGATCACCTATAGTGAGAAAATAGAGTACTTACCAATTCAAACGGATGTATCTGCGTTAGAAAGAGTACCTGATTTTTATCATACGATCCTGATTTCTGAGGATTCGTATCATAATCTGATGAAAAAAAGGAAGGTGAAAGAGGAGGTTCACCTAGAAATGAATGAGGCGATTGCCTTTTACGATGGCACCTTAAATCAAAATAATGACCCATATAGTGGGAAGAGTCTTTCATTACCAAACAATCATACGATTAAAATTATTGACTATAAAGGATATTCCTTACTTAACCAAGGGGGAAATCTTTTTCCGCTTGTTGTTAGCAACTCACTTTTCAACGAGTTAAAAATGGGGATGACCTCGGAAAAACTTTATATCTATAAAATAGAAAATGAAAAAGAGATTAAGGCATTAAATAAAAAACTTGATAGACTAACAGAACCCTATAAATATGTGGATGACACACCGAGACCCATTTACTCCAGTTTCTATGAGAATTACCATTATGGGCTTGAGACTTACGGTTTGCTTATATTTATTTGTGGGTTCCTTGGACTGGTCTTTCTATTAGCCACAGGCAGTATTATTTATTTTAAACAACTAATGGAAGCCACCACGGATAAGGGTCGGTATAAAATTTTAGAAAAGATAGGTATTCCTGACAAAGAAGTGAAAGGATCCATCGCGAGACAAGTAGGCTTTACCTTTTTTCTTCCACTGATTCTTGCAATCAGCCATAGTATTGTCTTTCTAGCTTTCTTTTCTGATTATTTACCTATTAAAATGCAAGTGCCTTATATTACCTGTCTCGGAGTCTATTTATGCATATACCTGGTCTATTATTGGTTAACAAGCGCATCCTATTTTAAAATAATTAAAGGATAA
- a CDS encoding TrkH family potassium uptake protein: MVNLFKKRGNLIKLHPAQILAIGFATLIVIGTILLMLPFSTYEEGRGLNFINALFEATSAVCVTGLAVVDTGTTFTLFGQIVLLCLIQIGGWGFMTTGILMFIILGKKIGLKERLLLQDSLNLFTLSGVVQLVRKIIRITLIVEILGATALAIRWSYEMPWGKAIYYAIFHSVSAFNNAGFGLEPDNLSKWVGDPTVNLAVTFLFIIGGIGFTVILEVWQKKSLRKLSLHSKIALLMTLILNVVGFLIIFVAEFNNPHTIGNLSLNDKLWGSYFQGVVTRTAGFNTIPIGDMTLSSLVFMMALMFIGASSGSTGGGIKVTTFAIIMLAFWSVLTNREDVNIFRRRISWRLVNKSLSIGVTAIIFIFIIFFLLTFTEKADMVDILFETISAFGTVGLSTGLTGHLSPLGKLLITFLMFIGRIGPLTMAFALMSNRPESKVRYAEEKILIG, from the coding sequence ATGGTGAATTTATTTAAAAAAAGGGGTAACCTGATTAAGTTACATCCTGCACAAATACTGGCAATTGGGTTTGCTACCTTAATTGTAATTGGTACAATCTTGTTAATGCTTCCTTTTTCAACCTATGAAGAAGGGCGGGGACTTAACTTTATTAACGCTCTGTTTGAAGCAACTTCTGCAGTGTGCGTAACAGGTTTAGCTGTTGTGGATACTGGTACCACTTTTACCCTTTTCGGACAAATTGTCCTTCTCTGTCTCATTCAAATAGGCGGTTGGGGATTTATGACGACAGGTATATTAATGTTCATTATTCTAGGAAAGAAAATTGGCTTAAAAGAGAGGCTGCTATTACAGGATTCTCTAAATCTTTTTACACTTTCTGGGGTCGTACAGCTTGTCCGCAAAATAATCCGTATTACCTTAATCGTTGAAATTCTTGGGGCTACTGCTTTAGCAATCAGATGGTCATATGAAATGCCATGGGGAAAAGCCATTTACTACGCTATTTTTCATTCAGTTTCAGCTTTTAATAATGCTGGTTTTGGACTCGAACCTGATAATTTAAGTAAATGGGTGGGTGACCCTACCGTAAATCTAGCCGTCACTTTTTTATTTATCATTGGGGGAATAGGATTTACGGTTATTTTAGAGGTCTGGCAAAAAAAATCACTGAGAAAGCTGTCTCTCCACTCAAAAATAGCTCTACTTATGACCTTAATTCTAAATGTTGTTGGGTTTTTAATTATATTTGTCGCAGAATTTAATAATCCGCATACAATTGGAAACCTTAGCTTAAATGACAAATTATGGGGTTCTTATTTTCAGGGTGTGGTTACCAGAACAGCTGGTTTTAATACAATTCCTATTGGAGATATGACACTATCATCACTAGTATTTATGATGGCCTTGATGTTTATTGGAGCCTCTTCCGGTTCTACAGGTGGAGGAATAAAGGTCACCACATTCGCCATTATTATGTTGGCTTTTTGGTCTGTACTAACAAATAGAGAAGATGTAAATATTTTTAGAAGACGAATATCATGGAGATTGGTTAACAAGTCTTTGTCAATTGGTGTTACAGCTATAATTTTTATATTCATCATATTCTTCTTATTAACTTTCACCGAAAAAGCAGACATGGTTGACATTCTTTTTGAAACCATTTCTGCCTTTGGGACTGTCGGATTATCGACAGGTTTAACAGGGCATCTTTCACCACTGGGAAAATTACTTATTACATTCCTTATGTTTATTGGTAGAATTGGACCATTAACGATGGCATTCGCGCTAATGTCCAACCGTCCTGAATCTAAAGTGAGATACGCTGAAGAAAAAATTTTAATTGGGTAA
- the hmpA gene encoding NO-inducible flavohemoprotein: MSKKNLQDKHSWQEVLKTVKTLDPQKLEIIKATLPIVKEHGEAITKQFYKRMFKQHPELLNIFNQTHQMTGHQPKALADAVYGAAANIDDFSKIMPVLERIGEKYRSLQIKPEHYPIVGENLLGAIKEVLGDAATNEIIDAWADAYEVISDVFIRMEDRMYKTTETMPGGWAGFRDFVVDKKVQESDVITSFYLKPKDGKQIAVFIPGQYITVKLDHVGEEFTHLRQYSLSDSPGLDYYRISVKREDSKDQTIPAGIVSTYLHTHVKEGDIIPITAPAGDFYLDTESTLPLVLISGGVGLTPMMCMLNTTVKENPNRETYYIHASINSKMHAFKKHVIDLAAEHKNVKSFVIYEKPTEQDREMNNFDKEGYISLELLQQYITTKEADFYFCGPEPFMKVVNKSLKQWGIPEERIHYEFFGSFGSLE; encoded by the coding sequence ATGTCGAAGAAAAATCTACAAGATAAACATTCTTGGCAAGAGGTATTAAAGACCGTAAAAACTCTTGATCCTCAAAAATTAGAAATTATTAAAGCAACCTTACCAATTGTTAAGGAACACGGTGAAGCTATAACTAAACAATTTTATAAACGGATGTTTAAACAGCATCCAGAGCTTTTAAATATTTTTAACCAAACACACCAAATGACTGGGCATCAGCCTAAAGCATTAGCAGACGCAGTTTATGGTGCAGCAGCAAATATCGATGACTTTAGCAAAATTATGCCCGTATTAGAGAGAATTGGTGAAAAATACCGAAGCCTGCAAATAAAGCCAGAACACTATCCGATTGTAGGAGAGAATTTACTAGGAGCCATAAAGGAAGTTCTCGGAGATGCTGCTACCAATGAAATCATTGATGCTTGGGCAGATGCCTATGAGGTAATATCCGACGTTTTTATTCGAATGGAAGATCGAATGTATAAAACTACTGAAACTATGCCGGGCGGATGGGCAGGTTTTCGTGATTTTGTTGTAGATAAAAAAGTACAGGAAAGTGATGTCATTACTTCCTTTTACTTAAAACCTAAGGATGGAAAACAAATTGCCGTTTTTATTCCGGGGCAATACATAACAGTAAAACTGGATCATGTTGGAGAGGAATTTACCCATTTACGTCAATACAGTTTATCAGATAGCCCAGGTTTAGACTATTATAGGATAAGTGTGAAAAGGGAAGATTCAAAAGATCAAACGATCCCAGCAGGAATCGTTTCCACCTATTTGCATACCCATGTAAAGGAAGGAGACATTATTCCGATTACTGCACCTGCTGGTGACTTTTATTTGGATACGGAATCTACCCTACCATTGGTGTTAATTAGCGGTGGGGTTGGTCTAACACCAATGATGTGTATGTTAAATACGACGGTCAAAGAAAATCCAAATCGGGAAACTTACTATATACATGCATCCATTAATAGTAAAATGCATGCATTTAAAAAACACGTAATTGATCTGGCCGCAGAGCATAAAAATGTAAAATCTTTTGTTATTTATGAGAAGCCCACAGAACAAGATAGGGAAATGAACAATTTTGATAAAGAAGGGTATATAAGCCTTGAACTACTTCAACAATATATAACGACAAAGGAAGCGGACTTTTACTTTTGCGGACCTGAACCATTTATGAAAGTAGTAAATAAATCATTAAAACAGTGGGGAATCCCAGAAGAACGAATTCATTACGAATTCTTCGGATCATTTGGAAGCTTAGAATAG
- a CDS encoding sensor histidine kinase — protein sequence MKFSHFLSDQKWFLFTFLIVLLFMVILISVDPKLHISTGSLVYLVLLSIIVFSVFFIGSYLYKNYQLVKWKQLPFNGYFLDSIPLPVTHEQEIYIETMKRLSEQYVMSNHLRDEEKKEQLEFMTQWFHEIKTPIAVSRLLLETEVDSPSLQDEIDKIEAFVEQALYFSRLNDFNKDYIIEEIHMEKCIKNIIKAESKSFISKKIKLSIETSQLTVISDLKGLNFIIRQILLNSLKYSDEYSEISFTINSEKRTLTIIDQGIGIPPEDLPRVFEKGFTGKNGRTNQRSTGMGLYLAKKTAEKLGHDLSITSTVGAGTQAILYFPQRYNLYKG from the coding sequence ATGAAATTTTCACATTTTCTTTCTGACCAAAAATGGTTTTTATTCACTTTTTTGATTGTATTACTTTTTATGGTCATCTTAATAAGCGTTGACCCAAAACTACATATCTCTACTGGAAGTCTAGTTTATTTAGTCCTCCTATCTATCATTGTTTTTAGCGTATTTTTCATTGGCTCTTATCTTTATAAAAATTATCAGCTGGTAAAGTGGAAGCAGCTCCCATTCAATGGATATTTTTTAGATTCAATCCCTTTGCCAGTCACACATGAACAAGAAATTTATATAGAAACCATGAAACGATTAAGTGAGCAGTATGTAATGAGCAACCATCTGCGTGATGAAGAGAAAAAGGAGCAGTTGGAATTTATGACACAATGGTTTCATGAGATAAAAACACCCATTGCTGTCAGTCGTTTATTACTGGAAACTGAAGTTGATTCCCCTAGTCTTCAGGATGAAATCGACAAAATAGAAGCGTTTGTGGAGCAGGCTCTTTACTTTTCAAGACTTAATGATTTCAACAAGGACTATATTATTGAAGAGATCCATATGGAGAAATGTATCAAAAATATAATTAAAGCGGAGTCAAAGTCATTTATTTCGAAAAAAATAAAACTTTCAATTGAGACAAGTCAGTTAACGGTTATAAGTGATCTAAAAGGATTGAATTTTATTATCAGACAGATCCTCCTTAATTCTTTAAAATACTCGGATGAATACAGTGAAATCTCCTTCACTATTAATTCGGAGAAAAGAACATTGACAATTATTGATCAAGGGATTGGTATCCCACCTGAGGATCTTCCACGTGTATTTGAAAAAGGATTTACAGGTAAAAACGGACGAACTAATCAACGCTCTACCGGCATGGGATTATATCTCGCTAAAAAAACAGCAGAAAAACTAGGACATGACCTTTCCATCACATCGACAGTCGGCGCAGGAACCCAAGCGATTCTTTATTTTCCACAACGATATAATTTATATAAAGGATAA
- a CDS encoding ABC transporter permease subunit, with the protein MTKQRSIFRAHNRFILTLLLVAIFAWSLFSIKWNADLFHAGGIPTMLQIFEGIIHPDLTAQVLLKGLKSSWITLAYAVAGMSLAIIYAFIVGVLASGTLTSNRVSRMVSKVFFRGILGFTRSIHELIWAWLFVAAMGLSPYAAIFALAIPYGGILGRIFADMLNDVAQNPIKALKSTGASRLQILIYGYLPLVWADMISYTMYRFECSIRSSAIMSFVGLGGLGYQIQLSLADLKYDQVWTYVFFLIGLVLFVDIWSNFVRKGLTDRKRRKGFSPGWMSTFFTLLLIFVSWFYITLGENAQLFELLSDKNLEYAKKFFGGLIGLHQQNPAFLNADSWSSALKLTLETLEMSIMAIGFSTLAAFITVIPAARNVANGSLTSSKRWYNWILYGLVRVSYIFSRSVPELVWAMMIIFIFKPGLLPGAIALALHNFGILGKLWAEVIEDMDPRPIRNLASSGASKIQIFFYGILPMAVPRFLTYILYRWEVIMRTTIVVGFVGAGGLGMEFKLAMSFFQYTQITLLLLCYMILVIIADFASESTRKAVK; encoded by the coding sequence ATGACGAAACAAAGATCCATCTTTCGCGCGCATAACCGCTTCATCCTCACTTTACTGTTAGTGGCCATTTTCGCTTGGAGTCTCTTCTCTATTAAATGGAATGCGGATTTATTTCATGCTGGTGGGATTCCCACCATGTTGCAAATTTTTGAAGGCATTATTCATCCCGATTTGACTGCGCAAGTGCTGCTCAAAGGATTAAAATCATCTTGGATTACCCTTGCTTACGCTGTGGCTGGAATGTCACTGGCAATTATTTATGCATTTATTGTTGGGGTTCTGGCATCAGGTACTTTAACGTCAAACCGTGTTTCCAGAATGGTTTCAAAAGTATTTTTTAGAGGGATTTTAGGTTTTACAAGGTCCATCCATGAACTGATCTGGGCTTGGCTTTTTGTGGCAGCAATGGGTCTTTCCCCCTACGCCGCTATCTTTGCCCTTGCCATTCCTTACGGAGGGATTCTAGGCCGTATATTTGCCGATATGTTAAATGATGTAGCTCAGAATCCAATTAAAGCCTTAAAATCTACCGGGGCATCGCGACTGCAAATACTAATATATGGCTACCTCCCCTTAGTTTGGGCAGATATGATTAGTTACACCATGTACCGCTTTGAGTGCTCCATTCGCTCTTCAGCTATTATGAGTTTTGTTGGGCTCGGTGGCTTGGGGTATCAAATTCAGTTATCCCTCGCTGACTTGAAATACGATCAAGTATGGACGTATGTGTTTTTTCTCATCGGACTTGTTCTATTCGTTGATATTTGGAGTAATTTTGTCCGAAAAGGGTTAACTGACCGGAAAAGAAGAAAGGGCTTTAGCCCTGGTTGGATGTCCACTTTCTTCACTCTTTTGTTAATCTTTGTCTCATGGTTCTATATAACACTTGGGGAAAATGCACAACTATTTGAGCTATTATCTGATAAGAATTTAGAATATGCAAAGAAATTTTTCGGTGGGTTAATAGGGCTCCATCAACAGAATCCAGCCTTCCTCAATGCAGACAGCTGGTCTTCTGCATTAAAACTAACGCTTGAAACACTAGAAATGAGTATTATGGCAATAGGATTTTCAACCCTTGCCGCTTTCATAACTGTGATTCCGGCTGCAAGAAATGTCGCGAATGGAAGTCTTACTTCGTCAAAGCGATGGTATAACTGGATTCTATATGGTCTTGTCCGCGTCTCCTATATCTTTTCTCGCTCCGTACCTGAACTTGTTTGGGCGATGATGATCATTTTCATCTTCAAACCAGGGCTTTTACCGGGTGCCATTGCTCTTGCTCTCCACAATTTTGGAATACTTGGGAAGCTTTGGGCGGAGGTTATTGAGGATATGGATCCTCGACCAATAAGAAACCTAGCATCCTCGGGGGCATCCAAGATTCAGATTTTCTTTTATGGAATCTTGCCAATGGCGGTACCTCGATTTCTTACCTATATTCTCTATCGCTGGGAAGTGATTATGAGAACAACCATTGTGGTCGGATTTGTTGGCGCCGGCGGCCTTGGTATGGAATTTAAGTTAGCAATGAGCTTTTTCCAATATACTCAAATTACTCTGCTTCTCCTTTGTTATATGATTCTTGTCATTATTGCAGATTTTGCCTCAGAAAGTACAAGAAAAGCAGTGAAATAG
- a CDS encoding ATP-binding cassette domain-containing protein, producing MSSNIKIEAKNISKHFERKIALSSLSFSIKEGELVALIGPSGAGKTTLLNAIAGLVPLNSGDLIIDTKLLTSYKKGKVFAKKIGVIRQQFDLIGSLAVIHNVLAGKLADWGLFKSLLSLLVPQEKELAVNALKRVGLAEKVYEITSSLSGGEQQRVAMARLMVQKPEVILADEPVASLDPARADDVLSMLTSIVTEEKQTLIASLHSVEYARKYFTRIISLKNGEIFFDLPTDQVTDELLKDLYQLKEQG from the coding sequence ATGTCTTCAAATATAAAAATAGAAGCAAAAAACATATCGAAACACTTTGAGCGGAAGATAGCCCTATCTTCCCTTTCTTTTTCTATAAAGGAGGGAGAGTTAGTTGCGTTAATTGGACCAAGTGGGGCTGGAAAAACCACCCTTTTGAATGCAATTGCCGGGTTGGTTCCTTTGAATAGCGGGGATCTCATAATTGATACTAAACTTCTAACTTCCTATAAAAAAGGCAAAGTCTTTGCAAAAAAAATAGGAGTTATTCGCCAGCAATTCGACTTAATCGGATCACTTGCTGTTATTCATAACGTCCTAGCCGGGAAATTAGCTGACTGGGGTCTTTTCAAGTCCCTTTTGTCATTACTTGTTCCACAAGAAAAAGAACTAGCCGTCAATGCACTTAAACGAGTGGGATTAGCTGAAAAAGTATATGAGATTACCTCTTCCTTATCTGGTGGCGAACAGCAACGAGTAGCGATGGCACGCTTAATGGTACAAAAGCCAGAGGTAATTCTTGCTGACGAGCCTGTTGCCTCTCTTGACCCTGCGCGGGCAGATGATGTGCTTTCTATGTTGACTAGTATTGTCACAGAGGAAAAGCAAACCTTAATCGCAAGCTTGCATTCTGTTGAATATGCGCGTAAGTATTTTACGAGGATTATTTCTCTAAAGAACGGAGAAATATTTTTTGATTTACCAACAGATCAAGTAACTGATGAATTGCTTAAAGACCTCTATCAGTTAAAGGAGCAAGGGTAA
- a CDS encoding ABC transporter ATP-binding protein: MEIMLEAKGVNKVFGTRRSSYSALKNIDLKMLKGEFVGVMGPSGAGKSTLLNVLSSIEKPSSGVVSIGGKNLQNLSDHDLTEYRRGKMGFIFQEYFLLDTLTIKENILLPLAFSHISVDEMNKKVIELANRFGIQDILEKYQYEVSGGQQQRTAVCRAIVCDPSIIFADEPTGALDSKSSYQLLETLVELNKEYQSTILMVTHDAYAASFCSRIIFIKDGSLYTEIRKGDHSRKHMYKQILDILSTLGGMQHDIV, encoded by the coding sequence ATGGAAATTATGTTGGAGGCAAAAGGAGTAAATAAAGTCTTTGGTACAAGAAGAAGCTCCTATTCTGCGCTTAAAAATATTGACTTAAAGATGTTAAAAGGTGAATTTGTTGGGGTAATGGGTCCTTCTGGAGCGGGAAAATCAACGTTACTTAATGTGTTATCGTCAATTGAAAAACCTTCTTCAGGGGTTGTTAGTATTGGTGGAAAAAACTTACAAAACTTATCTGACCATGATTTAACAGAATATAGAAGAGGAAAAATGGGGTTCATTTTTCAAGAATATTTCCTTCTAGATACATTAACTATCAAAGAAAATATTCTATTACCATTAGCTTTTAGTCATATATCAGTGGATGAAATGAATAAAAAAGTGATTGAACTTGCTAATCGCTTTGGAATCCAAGATATTCTTGAAAAATATCAATATGAAGTATCTGGCGGCCAGCAGCAGCGCACTGCTGTTTGCCGGGCTATCGTCTGTGATCCAAGTATTATTTTTGCTGATGAGCCAACCGGTGCTCTCGATTCTAAATCCTCATATCAGCTGCTTGAGACTCTTGTTGAACTTAATAAAGAATATCAATCGACAATCTTAATGGTTACTCATGATGCTTATGCTGCAAGTTTTTGTTCACGAATTATATTCATAAAAGATGGATCCCTTTATACTGAAATCCGTAAAGGAGATCATTCACGTAAACATATGTATAAACAAATACTTGATATCCTTTCGACATTAGGAGGGATGCAACATGACATTGTATAG